The genomic segment GCGCCGCCGGCTCCCCCGCTCGGGTGGCCGTGCGGGGGCGGCGGCCGGTGCCGGGCGGGGTGCCGTTGGGAAGTGACAGGTCACCGCACCCCGATCCGTACCCCGATCCGAGGAAAGGCCCCGCCCCTGGCACTGGAGATGCGCGACCGCTGCGAGCGCTGGGGGACGACGACCCTGCCCGTCGGCGCCCCGGCCCGTATCTGCCCGTACGAGTGCACGTTCTGTCTGTCCTGCGCGAGGCCATGGGCGAGGTCTGCCCCGATTGCAGCGGGGAACTGGTGGCCAGACCTCGCCGCCGGGCGGTCGCATAGAGGCGTCAGGCGTCAGGCGTCAGGCGTCAGGCGTCAGGCGTCAGGCGACCGAGATGTCCACCGACGGCCGGAGCTTTGCCGCCGAGGCGAGGGCCTCGTGGACGGGATGGGTGTCGAAGGACGCCAACAAGGCCTGGTCGGCGGGGTGTTCGGCAGCAGGGTAGGCGATCTGCTCGTAGGCGGTCTGGAAGCGCGGGCCCCAGCGGCGGGCGCCGAGGCGCGCCGTGCGGGAGCAGTTGTCGACCATGTGCGCCACATCGCGGGCGTGCATGTAGGGCAGGAGGGAGTCGACGGCCTCGATGACGGACTCGTTGACGATCTCCGACCACGGGTGGCCGCGTTCGGCGAACTCGTCGATCTGCGCGGTCATGGTGGCGACGAAGACGCCGGCGGTGAACGGGTCGACGGGCAGGTCACGTTCGCCCCGGCGGGCACGGACCCGGTCGCTCACGGACCACATCGGTGAGCCGCCGATCCCGCTCATCGGGCGGGCGCCGAGGCGGCGTTCGGCCAGGATGACGCTGCGCAGTTCGGTGCCGTCTGCGACCTCGTCGTAGATCTCCGCGACGATCTCACGGGCGGGCCCGTACGTGGCCGTGAAGGCGCGGTCGAAGACGTCCCGGCCGACCGTGTCGAGGCCCTCGCGGACCGCGCGGAGCCCGGTGTGGGAGACGGTGCGGGCGATGGGGCCGGTGATGTTCTCGCAGGAGCGTTCGTACGAGGTCAGTTCGTCGTCCCCGGCGAGCCGGTAGCGGGTGTACAGGCTCTCGACGATGCCGTGGACGGCGCCGAGCAGGATGGCGCGCTCGCCGACGATGTCGGAGAGGTACTCGCTCTCCAGGGTGGTGCGGAAGGTGTACGGGGAGCCGAGGGCGACCGACCAGGCGAGGGCGCGGTCGGTCGCGTTGCCGTCGGGGTCGGCGTGGACGGCGTAACTGCTGTTGATCCCGGCGCCGTTGATGTCGGCGCCCTGCTCGTACAGACGGCGGACCGAGTCGCCCATGCCCTTGGGGCAGACGGCGACGACTCCGTGTCCGGGCGGGAAGTCGCCGCCGGTCTCCCGCAGGTGGCCGAGAAGGAAGCCGTGGGAGAGGCCGATGGTGGCGCCG from the Streptomyces sp. NBC_00310 genome contains:
- a CDS encoding ketol-acid reductoisomerase, giving the protein MTTSTSTSTSTVFALETMDVPGGTESILRGGRHLFPLLPQAFAGVRRIGVIGWGPQGRAQARNLRDSLSGSGITVAVGLRPGSASAADARAHGFTEADGTLGDWLAVTAESDLVVLLIADAALAAHHREIFAALKPGATIGLSHGFLLGHLRETGGDFPPGHGVVAVCPKGMGDSVRRLYEQGADINGAGINSSYAVHADPDGNATDRALAWSVALGSPYTFRTTLESEYLSDIVGERAILLGAVHGIVESLYTRYRLAGDDELTSYERSCENITGPIARTVSHTGLRAVREGLDTVGRDVFDRAFTATYGPAREIVAEIYDEVADGTELRSVILAERRLGARPMSGIGGSPMWSVSDRVRARRGERDLPVDPFTAGVFVATMTAQIDEFAERGHPWSEIVNESVIEAVDSLLPYMHARDVAHMVDNCSRTARLGARRWGPRFQTAYEQIAYPAAEHPADQALLASFDTHPVHEALASAAKLRPSVDISVA